The bacterium region CGGAGAGCGAATGTAGCGCACGGGGCGGCAAAAACCGGTGCAGGAGATTCGGGGTATCGTGGCGCGCGCGGTGCGAATCGGCGACAATCGGCCGGACGCCGCCGTTTTCGCGCAAAAAAGAGGAAGCCCGACGAGATGCGTGCCCGGAGAATCTTGGTTTTGGCCGTTTTCCTCACCGTGATCGGGTGCGCGGGGATCGCCCGCGCCCACGGCTCGGAGGAGCTGGAGATTTTCGTCTACCTTCTCGAGGAGCCCGGCTTTTTCCGCATCGCCACGTTTCTCTTCGGGGGGCTGATCGTCCTGCTCGGGGGATATGTCCTATGGAAGGGAAACCGTGCGCTCGGGCACGCGGGCGGGCGGCGGGCGGCGATGCTCGGGCCGGGTGCCGTGATCCTGCTCATCGGGGCGGGCGCGATCTTGATCGGCCTTTTCATCGTGCCCGATCAGGTGACCCAGCCCCATCACCAGGGGGAAGGGGGCAAGGCCGCCCCCCGCCTCCAGACGCTTCCCTCGCCCGCTTCAGGCGCTTCCTCGAAGGAAGCGATGAAGCAGGTCATCTCGCCGGGCCGCCCAAAAAGCGGTTCATCTCCCTGATCTGTCCCTCGATCTTTTCGATGTAGCCCCGGAGGCGGATTCCCTGGCCTCTTTGATGGCGCTTGAGCGCCACGATGTAGCCGAGCACCTTGCCCCACTTTTCGAGCCGGAAGCAGATGCGCGGCGGCGAGAAACACGGGCCCCTCCGGCCCGAAAAAGAGCGCGGAAATCCGCTCCATCACCCCTGCCATACGCCCCCCTCCTCTTCTTTTCGGCCGGCCGGGCGTCCCGAATGCCCCACCCGGCAAAACACGCGCCGCCAGCCTGGCCCCTCCCGCGCGGGCAGCGGATGCAGGAGAGTCCGGGGGGATTGGACAGAAAGGAATTTGCTGGTAAAATCAAGCGTTATCCAGATGGAAGATACAGGTGGCAAATGAATGTTGGGCGCTGAGGATTGGCCGGCTTTCGCTTTTCTCGATTCGATGTATCAGCGCTTCTTTTCCGGAGACGGACAGGAGGACATGATGAAAAAAATCACTGCCATGATGATCCTGGCCAGCGTCTTTCTCGTAATGCCCGTTTCCACGCCGGTGACGGGACCCGCCGTGGCCGCGGCCGCGGAGAAAAAAGCCGACTTCGGCTCCGCCGCCCTGGACGTTCTCATTGTCCGGCCAGTGCAGATTGTCATCTGGGCCGGGGCGCTGATCACCTACCCGGTGGCCGCCCTGCTCGATCCGCTGTTCAACGACGACCCGAAACGGCTGAAGAAAGAATGGCTCAACCGGCACCACTACAACGCCTTCGAGCGGAAGATCGGCGATTTCGACTTCCAGTAGCCGGGCGGGCCGGCATCCTCTGCTAAAAAACGAAAGGGCGGCTCCCGGCGGGGCCGCCCTCTTTTTTGCATCGCAAGGCAGATGGCGGGGCCGCCGCCCGCGCCCTCACCCCCCCGCCGCTCCGTGCAGGGGGAAGAAAAGGCGCACCGCGGTGCCCGCGCCCGGGGCGCTTTCCACCTCGACGCTCCCGCCGTGCTGTTCCATGATGCGGTAGACTATGCTGAGCCCGAGGCCGGTTCCGTGGTCGCCCTTCGTCGTGAAAAAAGGCTCGAACACCTTTTCGCACATCTCCGGGGTCATCCCCTTTCCGGTGTCCCGGACCGAAACGAGAAAGCCCTCCTGCGCGGTGCCGGTGGAAATGGACAGGCGCCCTCCCTCGGGCATGGCGTCGATGGAGTTGTTGATCAGGTTGATGAGCGCTTCCTGGATCTCGGCCGGATCGCCCCGTATGAGCGGATGCTCGGCGCCGGCGGTCACCTCCATCTCGATCTTCCGCCCCGTTTTTTCGTATTCGCTCTTCCAGAGCGGGCGTGTCATCTCCACAACATCGCGAACCACGTCGTTCAGGCTCACCTGTTCGTACGGCCGCCGCTCCCGCTTTCGGGAGAAATCCCGAAGGCGTCTGACCGTCTGGGCGCCGCTCCGGGCGGCCTTCTCGATGATTGCCATCGTGCGGAGCACCTCGGGCGCCTGGACCGTTTCCTGAACCAGCTCGGCCCGCCCGAGAATAATCGAAAGCACATTGTTGAAATCGTGGGCGACGCCGGCGGCCAATTGGCCCAGCGCCTCGAGCTTCTCCCTGTGCCGAAGCTTCCCCTCCATCATGAGCCGCTCGGTGATGTCGCGCACCAGGACGATCATCCATGTCCTTCCCTCGATCTCGATCAGCGAGGCGGAGGCCTCCGAGGGTATCGCCATGCCCGACTTGGTGCGGCAGTTCAGCTTGCCTATCCATCCTTTTCCCTTCGCGTATACCTTCCGCGCGAAGCGAAGCAGGCGGGGCATGTCCTCGGAGTGGATCGAAGAGACCGGCGCTCCGACAAACTCCTCCCGCGAATAGCCGAGCATCCGGCATGCGGTGGGATTCGCGTCGAGAATCTCATCGCGCCAGGGGTCGATCACGAAAATGGCGTCGTTCGAGGCTTCGAATATCCGCCGGAAGCGCGCCTCGCTCTCACGAAGAACCCGCTCTGCGCGGATGCGATCGGTGAGGTCTTTGTGAATCGCCGCGACGGCGACGACTTTTTTGTTTATTTTCACGGGCGAGAGGGTGATCGAAACCGGAACCTTGACCTTTTCCTTTGTCACGTTGTACTTATCAAAGGTGCGTGTTTTCCCGCTTTTCCGCACAAAGCGCGCATGCCGGGCTGCCGCCTCCCATTCCTCCTGGGCGGTCAGCAGGCGGATGTGCTCCCCGATGGCTTCTTCCTTCGAATAGCCGTACAAGTTTTCGGCGCCCGAATTCCAGTAGATGATCCGCCTGTTTTCATCGGTGATCACCACCGGGTCCGCCGTCTCCCGCAGAACGCTGTCAAGGAAATCCCGGCTCCGCCGCACCTCCTCGTGCAGCCGGGCCCGCTGGATGGCCACTGCCGCCTGATCGGCGAAGGCTTGCGCGAGGGCCAACTCGCCCTCCGCAAATTGGTGGATATCCTCCCAGAAAAGGTTCAGCGTCCCGAACGCCCTGCCGTCATGCATGAGGGGGCAGATCAGCAACCCCCGGAAACCCTCTTCCTGGGGAAACCGGAGCGGGAAGGGGTAGCGAGGATCGGTCCAGACGTCGGCGATCGCAAGCGTCCGGGGTGTGTTCAGGACCTGGCGGCTCATGGTGGCGTCAAAATTCTCCCGCAGCCGCCGGAGATGGGATTCGGAGACGCCGCGCGCGTAGGGGAAATTGATCTCCCCCGTTTCTGTCTCGCGCACAATGATAAGACACTGGACGGATCCCAACAGGGTGGTGCTTCCCGCGTCAATGCCCTTGAGTATCTCTGGAAGCGAGAGCCCGGAGGTAATGCTTTTCGCCGCCCTCTGAAGACTCTCCAGGGCGGCGATGCGCTCTTGGGCCACCTCGTGCAGCTTGGCGTTCTCGATGGCGATCACCACATGATCGGCGAAAGTCTGGGCCAAGGAGATTTTAGAAGCGGACAAATCATACTGCTCGCCCCAGTGAAACCCAAGGGCGCCGATCACCTCCCCCTTGTAAACGAGATTCAGGGCCAACAGGGAGACGATCTTTTCTTCTTGTGCAATTTTCCTCGGAAGCATGTACCGCTCATCCGTCATCACATCCCGTATGTACTTATATCCTTTTTCCTCCACGACATGGCTGCTCAGTACCTGATCGGCATTCTCCCGGAGGGCCGCCACATACCGCTCCGAAATATTCAGGCTGCAAAAGGTGAAACCGTCGTTGGTTCCCGGCCATTTCGTCATGACGGCACAACGATCCGTTCCCAACAAACGCCCGCCCTCTAAGGCGATGCGCTCGAGCAGGTCGGGCAACTGCCGCTGAGATGTCAGTTCCTTCGCCGCCCCCTGAAGACTCTCCAGGGCAGCGATGCGCTCTTGGGCCGCCTCGTGCAGCTTGGCGTTCTGGATCGCAAGCGCCACATGATCGGCGAAGGCCTGGGCCAGATTGAGCTGGGAATCAGATAGTGTCCGGGGGGCGTCCCAGTAAAAATTCAAGGAGCCGAATCCCTCACCCTTGTGTATCAACGGCAGGGTGAGGAGCGAGGCGATGCCCTCTTTCCGCACAACCTCCGGCGGGAAGGGATACCGTTCATCCTCCAGAAGGTTGGGGATGAACACCAGCCGGCGATCCCGGATGGCGCTGCAGGCGACGGTACGCTCCGGATTCTCCTGGAGCAGTTCCACGTATCCTTCCGAGAGCCCCCGGTTGAAAAAGACAGGGCCGGCGGCGTTTTCCAAAAATTGATTGAGCACCAGGCAGCGATCCGCCCCGAGCAGGCGGCCGCCCCCTGAGGCGATGTGCTCCAGAAGCTCGGGAAGCTGCCGCTGGGTGGTCAGCTCCTTCGCCGCCTTCTGCAGGCTCTCGAGCTCGGCGATGCGCGCCTCGGCCGCTTCGTGAAGACTCGCGTTTCCGATCGCGATCATCGCCTGAACGGCCAGCGCCTCGAGAAACTCCAGATCCTCCTGGCTGAAATGATTGAGATTTCTCGCCAGGCATGTCAGCGCACCAACCACCCGGCCGTCCTGGATCAGGGGGCACCCGATGTAGGAGTGAATGCCGTGCTTGCGAATCCACTCGGGGGTGAGAAAATCCGGCTCCGCGCGCAGGTCTCCGAGAAGGACCGCCTCCCTTTTTTCCACCATCCTTCCCGTGATGCCCATTCCGGGCTGGAAGTGAAACGGGCGGTCGGGGGTGGGGTTCAAGCCGCCGGCCGCACAAAGCACATAATCCTCCGCCCCCTCCTCCCGGAGATAGATCCGCGAACAGTCCCCGCGGAGAAGCTCCGCCAGGGCTTGAGCGATCCGATTCAGCACCTCGGGGAGGTTCAGGTCCGCGGCGATATGTCCGGTGAGTTCATTGAGAACCGCGAACCGCTTCGCCCGCTTGTCGATCTCTTCGATCAGGAGAAGCTTTTCCATCGCGGTCGAGGCATAACCCGCCAGGATATCGAAAGGCTTGAGCGATTCCGCATCGAAATGGCCTTTCTCGAGCGAGAGGACGACAAATACACCCGAAACCTCGCTCTCCCGCCGGATGGGAAAGGCGGCGGCGCTGGCGATGCCCACGCTTCGGGCCCATGGGCTGCCGACCCAGCGCTCATCCCGATCGACATCGGCGATCATGCTGGGCCTTCCTGTTTCGGCCACCCATCCGACCAAACCCTCGCCCGGCCGGAAACTGGGGCAATGGTGCATCAGCTGCGCCGCATCCAGGCCACCGCGGGCGGCCGAGGCCCGCATCCGGAAAATCCCATCCGCTCCGCGAAAAAAGATATTGCAGAGGTCAATATCCTCTGAATCGAGGGCCGCACGCACGAGGGCGTCCGCCATCTCCGGCAGCGTTTTCGCCTGGGAGACGGCCAGACCGAGCCGGGCCATTCCGTGCAGCTCGTCCTCTATGAGAAGCGCCTTTCGAACATCGCCGCCCATGCTTCCCTCCGGGCAAAGGGAAAAATTCGGCTATGAGGAAGATGTGGCCGCACGGCCAAAGCGAAAAACATAAAATACAAGTTAATCTACTATATGTGTCAGTGTCAATTACTTCTCGCGCGCGCCCTTCCCCTCCGAAGGAAGGAGCCAGACGGCCGGGGGGGGCATATTTCGGAGTAAATAGTTGCTTTTAAAAGACAAACTCGGTTTGACGGTTTCCGGCTTCTTGAATAAGATTCCCCCTCTTAAAAACGGAATACAAGGACGCTCCGGCGGCGGGGGGGCTCCCTTCTCCGGCGGAAGCGCCTTTTCCCTTCACCCCGATCCACGAGGAGAGCAAACCGATGGCTTTTGAACTTCCCAAGCTCGATTACGCGTATGACGCCCTCGAGCCGCACATTGACGCGCGGACGATGGAGATTCACCACACCAAGCACCACAATGCCTATACGACCAACCTGAACAACGCCCTCGCCGGCACCAACCTTGAGGGCAAGGGCATCAAGGACATCCTCTCGAACCTCTCGAGCGCGCCCAAGGACAAGCAGGGCGCGATCAACTTCAACGGCGGCGGCTACGACAACCACTGCACCTTCTGGAAAAACCTCAGCCCCAAGGGCGGCGGAGAGCCGAGC contains the following coding sequences:
- a CDS encoding GAF domain-containing protein; this translates as MGGDVRKALLIEDELHGMARLGLAVSQAKTLPEMADALVRAALDSEDIDLCNIFFRGADGIFRMRASAARGGLDAAQLMHHCPSFRPGEGLVGWVAETGRPSMIADVDRDERWVGSPWARSVGIASAAAFPIRRESEVSGVFVVLSLEKGHFDAESLKPFDILAGYASTAMEKLLLIEEIDKRAKRFAVLNELTGHIAADLNLPEVLNRIAQALAELLRGDCSRIYLREEGAEDYVLCAAGGLNPTPDRPFHFQPGMGITGRMVEKREAVLLGDLRAEPDFLTPEWIRKHGIHSYIGCPLIQDGRVVGALTCLARNLNHFSQEDLEFLEALAVQAMIAIGNASLHEAAEARIAELESLQKAAKELTTQRQLPELLEHIASGGGRLLGADRCLVLNQFLENAAGPVFFNRGLSEGYVELLQENPERTVACSAIRDRRLVFIPNLLEDERYPFPPEVVRKEGIASLLTLPLIHKGEGFGSLNFYWDAPRTLSDSQLNLAQAFADHVALAIQNAKLHEAAQERIAALESLQGAAKELTSQRQLPDLLERIALEGGRLLGTDRCAVMTKWPGTNDGFTFCSLNISERYVAALRENADQVLSSHVVEEKGYKYIRDVMTDERYMLPRKIAQEEKIVSLLALNLVYKGEVIGALGFHWGEQYDLSASKISLAQTFADHVVIAIENAKLHEVAQERIAALESLQRAAKSITSGLSLPEILKGIDAGSTTLLGSVQCLIIVRETETGEINFPYARGVSESHLRRLRENFDATMSRQVLNTPRTLAIADVWTDPRYPFPLRFPQEEGFRGLLICPLMHDGRAFGTLNLFWEDIHQFAEGELALAQAFADQAAVAIQRARLHEEVRRSRDFLDSVLRETADPVVITDENRRIIYWNSGAENLYGYSKEEAIGEHIRLLTAQEEWEAAARHARFVRKSGKTRTFDKYNVTKEKVKVPVSITLSPVKINKKVVAVAAIHKDLTDRIRAERVLRESEARFRRIFEASNDAIFVIDPWRDEILDANPTACRMLGYSREEFVGAPVSSIHSEDMPRLLRFARKVYAKGKGWIGKLNCRTKSGMAIPSEASASLIEIEGRTWMIVLVRDITERLMMEGKLRHREKLEALGQLAAGVAHDFNNVLSIILGRAELVQETVQAPEVLRTMAIIEKAARSGAQTVRRLRDFSRKRERRPYEQVSLNDVVRDVVEMTRPLWKSEYEKTGRKIEMEVTAGAEHPLIRGDPAEIQEALINLINNSIDAMPEGGRLSISTGTAQEGFLVSVRDTGKGMTPEMCEKVFEPFFTTKGDHGTGLGLSIVYRIMEQHGGSVEVESAPGAGTAVRLFFPLHGAAGG